The following is a genomic window from Vibrio sinaloensis.
GTGTTGGGCGCAACTATCTGGAGCATATCCACGAACTCAATAATGCCGTGCCTGACCAGATGGTGGTGTTCAACAAGCCTGCCACGTCGATTGGCAGCAAATTGCACGCGTTTCACCAACAGCGACTGCATTATGAGGCTGAGATTTGCTTCGTGGTTGAGGGTGGTCGATTGAGTGCGGTTGGCGTTGGGTTAGATCTCACCAAGCGCGCGTTGCAATCGCAACTAAAAGAGAAAGGACTGCCATGGGAGCGGGCCAAAGCGTTTGACGGCTCGGCACTGTTTAGCCGATTTATTTCGCTGCAAGGTATTGCGATTGAGTCGTTAGAAGTCGAGCTGTTTATCAACTGTGTCCGAGTGCAAAAAGGCGCTGTGACGCAGATGATGTATCCGCCACAAACTATCGTCGATGAACTCTCTAGTTTTACCACCCTATGCGATGGTGACATCATTATGACAGGCACACCGCAAGGTGTGGGTGAAGTGCATCAAGGCGATGTGTTTCTCGCGCGCCTCAAATCCGATGACAAAACATTGATAGAAATAGAGTGGGTAGCGCAATAAAGCGCTTTACTTTGCCCTTGGGATAAGGATTAACCTCCAATTGAGTGATCAATTGGAGGTTTTTTATGGCATGTTGTAACACTCGGTTAAAGCAGTTTTAGCGCGAGAAAGACCAGCATACTTATGATAGTCGTCAGCAACACATTCTTGCTTTTCCAGGCCAGTACCGCAGCGACCACGGCAGCAATCAGGTAAGGGTTGTTTGTCGATAACCACAGCTGCTGCTCAGGCATAAACACGATCGGTGCCCAAATGGCGGTTAAGACTGCAGGGCTAGAGTAGGTCAACAGCCGCTGCGCTTGAGGGTTTAATCTTAGAGGCAGGCGAGGCTCTAAGAACAGATAACGGCTTAAAAACACCAAG
Proteins encoded in this region:
- a CDS encoding fumarylacetoacetate hydrolase family protein, whose amino-acid sequence is MYSVKVGEQSHQPSKILCVGRNYLEHIHELNNAVPDQMVVFNKPATSIGSKLHAFHQQRLHYEAEICFVVEGGRLSAVGVGLDLTKRALQSQLKEKGLPWERAKAFDGSALFSRFISLQGIAIESLEVELFINCVRVQKGAVTQMMYPPQTIVDELSSFTTLCDGDIIMTGTPQGVGEVHQGDVFLARLKSDDKTLIEIEWVAQ
- a CDS encoding AzlD domain-containing protein codes for the protein MIMLSILAMTALVFLSRYLFLEPRLPLRLNPQAQRLLTYSSPAVLTAIWAPIVFMPEQQLWLSTNNPYLIAAVVAAVLAWKSKNVLLTTIISMLVFLALKLL